A window from Bacillota bacterium encodes these proteins:
- a CDS encoding DUF4367 domain-containing protein, protein MVGHTGEEASGSLVRITSRYEANGKFITVEQWGSETPDVDQAFDPGDYKKTELKVCDAQGMLVERKKDGWLSLSWNQGEVFYRISGCMLPEKALKMAESMKEI, encoded by the coding sequence CTGGTAGGACATACCGGCGAAGAGGCATCCGGTTCTCTCGTAAGAATAACCAGCCGTTACGAAGCCAACGGGAAGTTTATTACCGTTGAGCAGTGGGGTTCCGAAACTCCGGACGTTGACCAGGCGTTTGATCCGGGTGATTACAAAAAAACAGAGCTGAAGGTTTGTGACGCACAGGGAATGCTGGTTGAACGAAAAAAAGACGGCTGGCTCAGTCTGTCCTGGAATCAGGGAGAAGTGTTCTACAGAATTTCCGGCTGCATGTTACCGGAGAAAGCGCTCAAGATGGCGGAATCAATGAAAGAAATATAG
- a CDS encoding CooT family nickel-binding protein yields the protein MCEANAYLRQGENDELVLEMVDKVVPFEDGLMLEDIYGRRKIVKARIKELALVDHKIILERE from the coding sequence ATGTGCGAGGCTAATGCCTATCTCCGCCAGGGAGAGAATGACGAACTGGTGCTGGAAATGGTCGACAAGGTGGTTCCGTTTGAGGACGGGTTAATGCTTGAGGATATTTACGGGCGGAGGAAAATCGTCAAAGCCAGGATCAAGGAACTGGCCCTGGTTGATCACAAGATAATCTTGGAGCGGGAATAA
- a CDS encoding uracil-DNA glycosylase produces MSKRLNEGLQLTFEDLAGPQTLEELKNSINDCRKCGLWEGRTNVVFGDGNPYALVMLVGEGPGADEDRLGRPFVGAAGKLLDRILEACGITREEVYIGNIVKCRPPGNRVPLREEAEACLTFLQQQIGLIKPRIIVLLGSTALQNLISPDARITRVRGQWLGPIYGARVMPTYHPAALLRDPGKKREVWEDFQKIRDEYNALKNG; encoded by the coding sequence GTGTCAAAGAGACTGAATGAAGGACTGCAGTTAACCTTTGAGGACCTTGCCGGACCGCAGACGCTTGAAGAGTTAAAGAACAGCATCAACGACTGCCGGAAGTGCGGTCTTTGGGAGGGCAGGACCAATGTGGTTTTCGGTGACGGGAACCCTTACGCGCTGGTGATGCTTGTGGGAGAAGGGCCGGGGGCCGATGAAGACCGTCTCGGCAGGCCGTTTGTGGGGGCGGCGGGCAAGCTTCTGGACCGGATCCTCGAAGCCTGCGGGATAACGCGGGAAGAGGTTTACATAGGCAACATTGTAAAGTGCCGGCCTCCCGGAAACCGCGTACCGCTCAGAGAAGAGGCGGAAGCGTGCCTGACCTTTCTACAGCAGCAGATCGGACTTATCAAGCCGAGGATCATCGTGCTGCTGGGCTCAACGGCCCTTCAGAACCTGATTAGTCCGGACGCCAGGATTACCAGGGTGCGCGGTCAGTGGCTGGGTCCGATTTACGGCGCCAGGGTGATGCCCACCTACCATCCGGCGGCGTTACTGCGCGATCCGGGTAAGAAACGGGAAGTTTGGGAGGATTTCCAAAAGATTCGGGACGAGTATAACGCCTTGAAGAACGGCTGA
- a CDS encoding bifunctional alpha,alpha-trehalose-phosphate synthase (UDP-forming)/trehalose-phosphatase → MGRLIIASNRLPVTVSRKKDGYHFLSSIGGLATGLKSFYGARDSIWVGWPGEMQDDKDKVYVKEKLLKEFNCHPVFLSSHDVDGYYGGFSNKTIWPLFHYFPSYTVYEKTYWKAYERVNRVFCSEIAGLAKPDDIIWIHDYHFMLLPGMLRTDLPGATIGFFLHVPFPSFELFRLLPWRREILTGLLGADLIGFHTYDYARHFLSSVLHLLGYDHKMGEITTRDGIVKVDSFPMGIDYDRFSGVVSDVKVQREAKALKQRLRGRKIILSIDRLDYTKGIPQRLEAFDLFLTKYPQWHEKVTMILVTAPSRVSLDQYRLLKKQVDELVGNINGKYSTVGWVPIQYLSRTLPFQPLAAMYDVADIALITPVRDGMNLIAKEYIATKVDGKGVLIISEMAGAASELGEGIVINPNNKEEVAEALKEALEMPEEEQIVRNRVMQKRLKRWNVTQWAEKFIEKLLEAKKRQEGFLVKRLNPAIKDGLVEEYAKADRRLIFLDYDGTIVPFFDRPEDAKPDNEILSLLNEIAYISQNELVIISGRGKDTLDQWFGDLRASLIAEHGLWIKERGKEWGMTESLTGEWKKGMRPIFDLYADRTPGSFVEEKDFSLVFHYRKAEPELGVLRAGELMNNIADRTANSQLQVLQGNKVVEVKSRGTNKGKAALRWLAKGGWDFILAAGDDWTDEYIFAVLPETAYSIKVGLVPSQSRFNVSSIQEVRSVLRELV, encoded by the coding sequence ATGGGGAGGTTGATAATCGCTTCCAACAGATTGCCTGTTACAGTCAGCAGGAAAAAGGACGGTTATCATTTCCTGTCCAGCATCGGCGGGCTGGCTACGGGGCTCAAGTCTTTTTACGGCGCCCGTGACAGCATATGGGTAGGGTGGCCCGGAGAGATGCAGGACGATAAAGACAAGGTTTATGTTAAGGAGAAACTTTTAAAGGAGTTCAACTGCCACCCGGTCTTTCTTTCTTCCCATGATGTCGACGGGTATTACGGCGGTTTCAGCAACAAGACCATCTGGCCGTTGTTTCATTATTTCCCTTCGTACACCGTGTATGAAAAAACTTACTGGAAGGCTTACGAGCGGGTGAACCGGGTTTTTTGCTCCGAGATCGCAGGCCTGGCAAAACCGGACGATATCATCTGGATTCACGACTACCATTTCATGCTACTTCCCGGAATGTTACGGACGGATTTGCCCGGGGCCACAATCGGATTTTTTCTGCATGTACCATTCCCCTCGTTCGAATTATTCCGGCTGTTGCCCTGGCGCCGGGAGATTCTCACAGGGCTGCTCGGCGCGGACCTTATCGGTTTCCATACCTACGATTACGCGCGGCACTTTCTGAGCAGCGTGCTCCACCTGCTTGGCTATGACCATAAGATGGGGGAGATCACCACCAGGGACGGTATCGTTAAGGTTGATTCGTTTCCCATGGGAATAGATTACGACCGGTTCTCCGGGGTGGTAAGCGACGTGAAGGTTCAAAGAGAAGCCAAAGCCCTGAAACAGAGGTTGCGCGGCAGGAAGATTATTCTATCGATAGACCGGTTGGATTATACCAAGGGTATACCGCAGCGTCTGGAGGCCTTTGATCTTTTTCTTACAAAATATCCTCAGTGGCATGAGAAGGTCACAATGATCCTGGTAACGGCGCCTTCACGGGTCAGTCTGGACCAGTACCGGCTTTTAAAGAAGCAGGTGGATGAGTTGGTGGGAAACATAAACGGGAAGTATTCCACGGTCGGGTGGGTTCCCATCCAATACCTGAGCCGTACGCTGCCGTTTCAGCCTCTTGCGGCCATGTACGACGTTGCGGACATCGCCCTTATCACACCAGTCCGCGACGGCATGAACCTCATCGCCAAGGAATACATCGCTACAAAGGTGGACGGAAAAGGGGTCTTAATCATCAGCGAGATGGCGGGGGCGGCAAGCGAATTAGGGGAAGGTATAGTAATAAACCCGAACAATAAGGAGGAGGTTGCGGAGGCGCTGAAGGAAGCCCTGGAAATGCCCGAGGAAGAACAGATAGTGCGGAACAGGGTGATGCAGAAGCGTTTGAAGCGCTGGAACGTGACGCAGTGGGCTGAAAAGTTTATAGAGAAACTGCTTGAAGCGAAGAAGCGTCAGGAAGGGTTTCTGGTGAAGCGGTTGAACCCTGCGATAAAAGACGGATTAGTGGAAGAGTACGCAAAGGCCGATCGCCGCCTGATCTTCCTCGATTATGACGGGACGATTGTTCCGTTTTTCGACAGGCCTGAAGACGCAAAGCCGGATAACGAGATTCTAAGCCTCCTCAACGAAATCGCCTACATTTCACAAAATGAATTGGTTATCATCAGCGGACGCGGTAAGGATACCCTTGATCAATGGTTCGGTGATCTGCGGGCGAGCCTGATCGCTGAACACGGTTTGTGGATAAAAGAAAGAGGTAAAGAATGGGGAATGACCGAGTCCCTGACCGGTGAATGGAAGAAAGGGATGCGTCCAATATTCGATCTGTACGCGGACAGAACACCCGGGTCCTTTGTCGAAGAAAAAGACTTTTCCCTGGTGTTTCATTACCGGAAGGCCGAGCCGGAGTTGGGCGTGCTGAGGGCCGGGGAGTTGATGAACAACATCGCCGACCGCACAGCAAATTCGCAGCTTCAGGTGTTGCAAGGCAATAAAGTGGTCGAAGTTAAAAGCAGAGGGACAAACAAAGGGAAGGCGGCTTTGCGCTGGCTCGCAAAAGGCGGCTGGGATTTCATTTTGGCTGCGGGCGATGACTGGACGGACGAGTATATTTTCGCTGTTCTCCCCGAGACGGCTTACTCCATTAAGGTGGGGTTGGTCCCGTCACAGTCAAGGTTTAACGTCTCGTCGATCCAAGAGGTGCGATCGGTATTGAGGGAATTGGTATAA
- a CDS encoding mechanosensitive ion channel family protein, which yields MSFDLPYAAMLIPVFFVLGGLLAGIVIEKVVIAGIHRMARKTKWQGDDIIIGSFYRIIIFWGFLAGVYGAVLTVSPAPSIQRLLDKMLLVIAILSVTLFFMRLAESFINLYAERAKGVLPSTTLFVNIARAFILIIGLLVTLQALGIPIMPILTALGVGGLAVALALQDTLSNLFSGVQVIVSRQVRPGDYVRLNSGEEGYVTDINWRNTAIQSLAGNTYVIPNAKLASAIVTNYNLPEPEMSMLVQVGVSYDSDLDKVERVTVEVAKRLLSEMPGGVPEVEPFIRYHTFGDFSINFSVILRVKEFVEQYPVKHEFIKRLHRRYAQEGIEIPFPIRTIHLENAECENNQPPRHQGEQNEE from the coding sequence ATGTCTTTTGATCTTCCATACGCAGCAATGTTGATACCCGTATTTTTTGTTTTGGGAGGACTCCTTGCCGGCATAGTCATAGAAAAGGTGGTTATAGCCGGCATCCACAGGATGGCCAGGAAGACCAAGTGGCAGGGTGATGATATTATTATTGGCTCCTTTTATCGAATCATAATATTCTGGGGTTTTCTGGCCGGCGTTTACGGGGCGGTCCTTACTGTTTCCCCGGCGCCGAGCATCCAGAGATTGCTTGACAAGATGCTTCTGGTGATCGCCATTCTATCCGTTACCTTGTTTTTTATGAGGCTCGCGGAAAGCTTTATCAACCTGTACGCCGAAAGAGCCAAAGGTGTTTTACCTTCCACAACGTTGTTCGTAAATATCGCCAGGGCTTTCATTTTAATCATCGGACTGCTTGTCACGTTACAAGCGCTGGGTATTCCAATAATGCCGATCTTGACGGCTCTCGGTGTAGGGGGTCTTGCGGTTGCGCTCGCGCTCCAGGACACGCTCTCCAATTTGTTTTCCGGGGTGCAGGTGATCGTTTCGAGACAGGTAAGACCGGGGGATTATGTGAGGCTCAACAGCGGCGAGGAGGGTTACGTAACGGATATTAACTGGCGCAACACCGCCATTCAGTCCTTGGCCGGAAACACATACGTCATTCCCAATGCCAAACTGGCCTCGGCCATAGTCACCAACTACAACCTTCCGGAACCGGAGATGTCGATGCTGGTCCAGGTCGGGGTAAGTTACGACAGCGACCTGGACAAGGTCGAGAGGGTGACCGTTGAGGTGGCAAAGCGACTGCTTTCGGAAATGCCGGGCGGCGTTCCCGAGGTCGAACCTTTTATCAGATACCACACCTTCGGCGACTTCAGTATTAATTTTTCCGTCATACTAAGGGTAAAAGAGTTTGTTGAACAGTATCCCGTGAAGCACGAGTTTATTAAACGGCTGCATCGACGGTATGCCCAGGAAGGGATTGAAATCCCGTTCCCGATCAGGACGATTCACCTGGAAAATGCGGAATGCGAAAATAATCAACCGCCAAGACACCAAGGGGAACAAAATGAGGAATGA
- the uvrB gene encoding excinuclease ABC subunit UvrB, translating to MSTFKLQSSFTPTGDQPEAISCLTAGLQNGHLMQTLLGVTGSGKTFTVANVIAALGRPALVLAPNKTLAAQLCSEFKEFFPENAVEYFVSYYDYYQPEAYLPQSDLYIEKDSAINDEIDKLRHAATAAVLGRRDVIIVASVSCIYSLGDPAEYAAQVVSLRRGEHYNRDEILRKLVQIRYERNDINFTRGKFRVRGDVVDVFPASTSEAAIRVEFFGEEVERIVEFDPLTGNVAGERYHVSFFPATHYVTTRDRLEPIITEIEAELQERVAWFQQQGKLIEAQRIENRTRFDLAMLREIGFCKGIENYSRYLTGRAPGEPPYTLLDYFPKDFIMFVDESHVSIPQLHGMHEGDRARKQALVEYGFRLPSAFDNRPLRFDEFVERVNQVVFISATPGNYELQKSSLVVEQIVRPTGLVDPSVVVRPTREQIDDLLGEIKARVAKNERVLVTTLTKRMAEDLSDYLKEAGIKVRYLHSDIDTLERMAIIRDLRMGVFDVLVGINLLREGLDLPEVSLVAILDADKEGYLRSERSLIQTSGRAARNINGQVILYADKETGSMRRAIAETERRRRLQLEYNRTHGITPRTIYKPVRDVIEATKVAEEEGVYQVKPGEIPTEKLKRMAAEYEKQMREAARSLEFELAAHLRDILLELRAELAKREGPFKRSQKVEGRR from the coding sequence GTGTCTACGTTTAAACTACAATCAAGTTTTACGCCGACGGGCGACCAGCCGGAGGCCATCAGCTGCCTGACCGCGGGGCTGCAAAACGGGCACCTGATGCAGACGCTTCTTGGCGTCACCGGTTCAGGAAAAACCTTTACCGTAGCCAACGTAATTGCCGCGCTGGGCAGACCGGCGCTGGTGCTCGCCCCGAACAAGACCCTGGCGGCCCAGCTTTGCAGTGAATTCAAGGAGTTTTTTCCGGAGAATGCGGTCGAGTACTTCGTGAGTTACTACGATTACTATCAGCCGGAGGCTTACCTGCCGCAGTCCGACCTTTATATCGAGAAAGACTCTGCGATCAACGACGAGATAGATAAGCTGAGGCACGCAGCGACGGCGGCGGTCCTGGGGCGCAGGGACGTGATAATCGTGGCCAGTGTTTCCTGTATTTACAGCCTGGGCGACCCGGCGGAGTATGCGGCGCAGGTCGTCTCGCTACGGCGGGGGGAGCATTACAACCGGGACGAGATCCTTCGAAAACTGGTGCAAATCCGTTACGAGCGCAACGACATTAACTTCACCCGCGGTAAATTCCGGGTGCGCGGCGACGTGGTCGACGTTTTTCCGGCATCAACGTCCGAGGCGGCAATCCGGGTGGAGTTTTTCGGCGAGGAGGTCGAGCGTATCGTCGAGTTCGATCCCCTGACGGGAAACGTGGCCGGGGAACGCTATCATGTGTCCTTTTTCCCCGCTACGCATTATGTCACCACGCGTGATCGCCTCGAACCGATAATCACGGAGATCGAGGCGGAGCTGCAGGAGCGGGTGGCATGGTTTCAGCAGCAGGGAAAGCTTATCGAGGCGCAGCGGATCGAAAACCGCACCCGTTTTGACCTGGCGATGTTGCGGGAGATAGGGTTCTGCAAGGGGATTGAAAACTACTCGCGCTACCTTACCGGACGGGCGCCGGGCGAGCCGCCGTACACGCTTTTGGACTATTTCCCGAAGGATTTTATAATGTTTGTGGATGAATCGCACGTATCGATCCCGCAGCTTCACGGCATGCATGAAGGCGACCGGGCGCGGAAGCAGGCGCTGGTGGAATACGGTTTCCGGCTTCCCTCGGCCTTCGACAACCGTCCGCTCCGGTTCGACGAGTTCGTCGAGCGGGTAAACCAGGTGGTTTTCATTTCCGCCACGCCGGGTAATTATGAACTTCAAAAGAGCTCCCTAGTGGTGGAACAGATCGTCCGGCCCACGGGCCTGGTTGACCCTTCGGTCGTGGTACGGCCGACAAGGGAACAGATAGACGATCTGCTGGGGGAAATCAAGGCGCGGGTGGCTAAAAACGAGCGGGTGCTCGTGACCACTCTGACCAAACGCATGGCGGAGGACCTTTCTGATTATTTAAAAGAGGCCGGGATAAAGGTTCGTTACCTCCACAGCGATATAGATACGCTGGAGCGTATGGCGATTATACGCGACCTGAGGATGGGGGTTTTCGACGTCCTGGTGGGGATCAACCTTCTGCGGGAGGGCCTTGACCTGCCGGAGGTCAGCCTGGTTGCCATACTGGATGCGGACAAGGAGGGGTACCTCCGTTCGGAGCGCTCGCTTATCCAGACTTCGGGGCGGGCGGCGCGGAACATCAACGGACAGGTGATCCTGTACGCCGACAAGGAAACGGGTTCGATGCGCCGGGCGATTGCGGAAACGGAGCGGCGGCGGCGACTGCAGTTGGAGTACAACCGCACGCACGGCATCACACCCCGTACGATTTATAAACCGGTGCGCGACGTGATCGAAGCGACTAAGGTGGCGGAAGAAGAAGGGGTCTATCAGGTCAAACCCGGCGAGATACCGACCGAAAAGCTCAAGCGTATGGCGGCGGAATATGAAAAACAGATGCGCGAGGCGGCGCGCAGTCTCGAATTCGAGCTTGCGGCGCACCTGCGGGATATACTGCTGGAGTTAAGGGCCGAACTCGCGAAGAGAGAAGGGCCTTTTAAAAGAAGTCAGAAGGTAGAAGGTAGAAGGTAG
- the uvrA gene encoding excinuclease ABC subunit UvrA, with amino-acid sequence MQKTILVRGARVHNLKNITVSIPRNELTVITGLSGSGKSSLAFDTIYAEGQRRYVESLSAYARQFLGQMDKPDVDGIEGLSPAISIDQKSASHNPRSTVGTVTEIYDYLRLLYARIGQPHCPQCGLPIRQQAVSQMVDRLLALPEGTRVFILAPVVRGKKGEHARILDDARKQGFIRVRVDGVVQELADAEIRLDKNKKHNIEVVVDRLVIKEEAASRLADSFETALRLADGLAVASVMDGEELLFSSRFACPECGISLPELSPRLFSFNSPYGACPDCTGLGSHLKPDPELIIDRRKSIQEGAVAGWSFYSYQYHLLEGLAKHYGFAVNEPFGRLAQEHQRIILYGTSGERVRFVHHDMSGRRREYLAPFEGVIPYLSRRYRESTSDYIKSEIERLMRPQPCGTCGGARLKPEALAVKVGGQSINQVTTLSVAEALRFFDELELGAREQMIARQVLKEIKARVGFLANVGLDYLTFDRSANTLSGGEAQRIRLATQIGSGLIGVIYILDEPSIGLHPRDQGRLLAMLKRLRDLGNTVIVVEHDAETILSADHIIDIGPGAGAHGGQVVAEGPPAEIMRHPQSLTGKYLSGRKQIPARARRRQEERWLKVLGAGAHNLKGIDAAFPVGLFTAVTGVSGSGKSTLVNDILYRALARELHGARELPGTHRALEGLENIDKVINVDQSPIGRTPRSNPATYTGMLTDVRELFSLLPEARVRGYKPGRFSFNVAGGRCEACRGDGIVRIEMHFLPDVYIPCEVCKGRRYNRETLEVKFKGKSIAGVLGFSVDEALKFFEDLPKIYRRLKTLHDVGLGYIRLGQPATTLSGGEAQRVKLATELSRRSTGRTLYILDEPTTGLHFDDVARLLEVLHRLADAGNTVVVIEHNLDVIKTADYIIDLGPEGGDRGGTVVAEGTPEEVALAPPSYTGQYLRQHLSDLKDRLAAEAAGK; translated from the coding sequence ATGCAAAAAACGATTTTGGTAAGAGGCGCAAGGGTACACAACTTAAAGAACATCACGGTGAGTATCCCCCGGAATGAACTCACGGTTATTACGGGGCTTTCGGGATCCGGAAAGTCCTCGTTGGCCTTTGACACAATTTACGCCGAGGGTCAGCGTCGTTATGTCGAATCGCTGTCGGCATACGCCAGACAGTTCTTAGGGCAGATGGATAAACCCGACGTTGACGGCATCGAAGGGTTGTCACCGGCCATTTCCATCGACCAGAAATCCGCAAGTCACAACCCGCGTTCAACCGTGGGTACGGTGACCGAGATCTATGATTATCTGCGGCTTCTTTACGCCCGCATCGGACAGCCGCACTGTCCCCAGTGCGGTCTGCCCATCCGGCAACAGGCGGTTTCCCAAATGGTGGACCGGCTGCTTGCGCTTCCCGAAGGGACCAGGGTCTTTATTTTAGCCCCTGTGGTGCGGGGGAAGAAGGGGGAGCATGCCCGGATTTTGGACGACGCCCGGAAGCAGGGGTTTATACGAGTGCGGGTGGACGGCGTGGTCCAGGAGTTAGCCGATGCCGAAATCCGGCTTGATAAGAACAAGAAGCATAACATCGAAGTCGTGGTCGACCGGTTGGTAATAAAGGAAGAGGCGGCCTCCCGCCTGGCCGACTCCTTCGAGACGGCGCTCAGGCTGGCCGACGGATTGGCGGTGGCGTCGGTCATGGACGGGGAAGAGCTGCTTTTCAGCAGCAGGTTTGCCTGTCCGGAATGCGGGATAAGCCTGCCCGAGCTTTCGCCGCGGCTGTTTTCCTTTAATAGTCCGTACGGCGCTTGTCCCGACTGCACCGGTCTGGGTTCCCATTTAAAGCCCGATCCCGAACTTATCATCGACCGGCGCAAGAGCATCCAGGAGGGCGCTGTGGCGGGCTGGTCGTTTTACAGTTATCAGTATCACTTGTTGGAAGGGCTGGCGAAACACTACGGTTTCGCCGTTAACGAACCGTTCGGGCGGTTGGCGCAGGAGCACCAGCGGATTATTCTTTATGGTACCTCCGGCGAGCGGGTGCGTTTCGTACACCACGATATGAGCGGAAGGCGCCGGGAGTACCTCGCGCCTTTCGAGGGAGTAATACCGTATCTTTCCCGGCGTTACCGCGAGTCGACATCGGACTATATAAAAAGTGAAATCGAACGTCTGATGCGGCCGCAGCCCTGCGGCACTTGCGGCGGCGCCCGTTTGAAGCCCGAGGCGCTGGCGGTGAAGGTCGGGGGACAATCGATAAATCAGGTGACTACGCTTTCCGTTGCGGAAGCCCTGCGGTTTTTTGACGAACTTGAACTGGGTGCGCGCGAGCAGATGATCGCCAGACAGGTTTTAAAGGAGATAAAGGCCCGCGTCGGCTTCCTCGCCAACGTGGGCCTGGATTACCTGACCTTCGACCGTTCGGCGAACACCCTCTCCGGAGGGGAGGCACAGCGCATTCGTCTTGCCACGCAGATCGGTTCGGGGCTGATCGGTGTGATTTATATTTTGGACGAGCCGAGTATAGGGCTTCACCCGCGGGACCAGGGGCGGTTGCTGGCGATGCTCAAGCGCCTGCGGGACCTCGGCAATACCGTGATTGTCGTGGAGCACGACGCGGAGACGATTCTGAGCGCCGACCATATCATCGATATAGGGCCCGGGGCGGGGGCGCACGGCGGACAGGTGGTGGCGGAGGGCCCGCCGGCTGAAATCATGCGCCATCCCCAATCACTCACCGGGAAATACCTGAGCGGACGGAAACAGATACCGGCGCGGGCCCGCCGGCGTCAGGAAGAGCGGTGGCTGAAGGTGCTCGGGGCGGGCGCTCACAACCTGAAGGGTATCGACGCGGCGTTCCCGGTCGGGCTCTTCACCGCTGTCACCGGTGTTTCGGGCTCGGGCAAGAGCACGCTGGTCAACGATATCCTTTATCGGGCGCTGGCGCGGGAGCTTCACGGGGCGCGCGAACTCCCCGGAACCCATCGGGCGCTCGAAGGACTGGAGAACATCGACAAGGTGATTAACGTCGACCAGTCTCCTATCGGACGCACTCCCCGGTCCAATCCGGCCACTTATACCGGGATGCTGACCGATGTCCGCGAACTTTTTTCACTCCTTCCGGAGGCGCGGGTGCGGGGTTATAAACCCGGGCGGTTCAGCTTTAACGTCGCCGGCGGCCGGTGCGAGGCCTGCCGCGGGGACGGCATCGTCAGGATTGAGATGCATTTTCTGCCCGATGTCTACATACCCTGTGAGGTCTGCAAGGGACGGCGGTACAACCGGGAGACACTCGAGGTCAAGTTCAAAGGGAAAAGCATCGCCGGTGTCCTCGGATTTTCGGTGGATGAGGCGCTGAAGTTTTTCGAAGACCTGCCGAAGATTTACCGTCGTCTGAAAACGCTGCACGACGTGGGTTTGGGTTATATCCGTCTGGGGCAGCCCGCGACCACGCTTTCCGGCGGCGAGGCCCAGCGGGTGAAGCTGGCGACCGAGCTCTCGCGCCGGAGCACCGGACGGACGCTTTACATCCTGGACGAGCCCACTACGGGTTTGCATTTTGACGACGTCGCGAGACTGCTCGAGGTGCTTCACCGGCTGGCCGACGCGGGCAACACGGTCGTTGTGATTGAGCACAACCTGGATGTGATAAAAACAGCGGATTACATCATCGACCTGGGGCCGGAGGGCGGCGACAGGGGGGGCACGGTTGTTGCCGAGGGTACTCCCGAGGAGGTGGCGCTTGCGCCGCCGTCTTACACCGGACAATATCTCCGGCAGCATCTGAGCGATCTGAAGGACAGGCTGGCCGCGGAGGCGGCGGGAAAATAG